A single genomic interval of Pyrobaculum arsenaticum DSM 13514 harbors:
- the carB gene encoding carbamoyl-phosphate synthase (glutamine-hydrolyzing) large subunit yields MPDIRKVLIIGSGAIKVAEAAEFDYSGSQALKAFREEGISTVLVNPNIATIQTSKLLADRVYFVPIARHFLEQVIERERPDAIACGFGGQTALSACVELYDSGILSKYGVRVIGTPVRGIKRALSRDLFQKAMKEAGIPVPPSSPAKSPEEALEIARGLGYPIVVRVSFNLGGAGAFVARSEEALRARIYKAFAQSAIGEVLVEKYLEGWKEVEFEVVRDAYDNVAAVVCMENVDPMGVHTGDSIVVAPCLTLTDEEYQKARDISIGVARSIELVGEGNVQVAVNYAGPEQYAIETNPRMSRSSALASKASGYPLAYIAAKLALGYRLDEVMNQVTRRTVAAFEPSLDYIVVKHPRWENDRFGVTEGLGPEMMSIGEAMGIGRTLEEAWQKAIRMIDIGEPGLVGGPMFESLTLEEALRCVERYLPYWPICAAKALYLGASVEDIYQRNRVDKFFLNAIKRVVDSYKGLEAGSYDLEELKILGFSDAQIAKALKKPVDEVRRARRAPVVKKIDTLAGEWPADTNYLYLTYGGQYDDETPRADFLVVGAGVFRIGVSVEFDWATVNLAKELRDRGYRVAILNYNPETVSTDWDVVDKLYFDEITAERVLDIVEKEGRDVVVVLYAGGQIGQRLYAPLEKAGVKIGGTKARSIDAAEDRSKFSKLLDRLGIKQPPWLYASSVEEAVKLAEDLGYPVLVRPSYVLGGTYMAVANNAEELRSFLAKAAKVSGEHPVVISKFMPRGIEAEVDAVSDGVGIVATPIEHVEPPGIHSGDSTMVLPPRRLEEWAVRRMIDIAHIIARELEVKGPMNVQFLVQDDVYVIEANLRASRSMPLVSKATGVNYMSLVADVLVNGRLAVDEERVVLKPSKWWVKSPQFSWARLRGAYPRLGPVMYSTGEVASNSAVFEEALLKSWLSATPNRIPKRNALVYTYDPHHAELIGQAASLLSAKLRVYSPEELGDKILDELRWRRIDIVVTAGTTPEKDYHIRRTAADTNTPLVLDSTLAVELAKAFLWYYKNGKLGVEPW; encoded by the coding sequence ATGCCTGATATTAGGAAAGTTCTCATAATTGGCTCAGGCGCCATAAAGGTGGCAGAGGCTGCGGAGTTCGACTACTCGGGGTCGCAGGCTTTGAAGGCCTTTAGGGAGGAGGGGATATCAACTGTGTTAGTAAATCCCAACATCGCCACGATACAGACGTCGAAGTTGCTTGCCGACCGCGTATATTTTGTGCCGATTGCCAGACATTTCCTGGAGCAGGTTATCGAGAGGGAGAGGCCCGATGCCATAGCCTGCGGCTTCGGCGGCCAGACGGCGCTTTCTGCATGTGTTGAGCTATACGACTCCGGCATCTTGTCGAAATACGGGGTTAGGGTAATAGGCACTCCAGTTAGGGGGATAAAACGGGCCTTGTCCAGGGACCTCTTCCAGAAGGCCATGAAAGAGGCCGGCATTCCCGTTCCGCCTAGTAGCCCCGCCAAGTCGCCAGAGGAGGCTCTTGAGATCGCTAGGGGGCTGGGCTACCCCATCGTTGTGCGCGTCTCCTTCAACCTTGGCGGAGCCGGGGCCTTCGTTGCGAGGAGCGAGGAGGCGCTGAGGGCGAGGATATACAAGGCCTTCGCCCAGTCGGCCATTGGGGAGGTCCTCGTGGAGAAGTACCTAGAGGGCTGGAAGGAGGTGGAGTTCGAGGTGGTGAGAGACGCCTACGACAACGTAGCCGCCGTGGTGTGCATGGAGAACGTGGACCCCATGGGCGTCCACACAGGCGACTCCATTGTCGTGGCGCCGTGCCTCACACTAACTGACGAGGAGTACCAGAAGGCTAGGGACATCTCGATAGGGGTGGCCAGGTCGATTGAGCTGGTGGGCGAGGGCAACGTCCAAGTGGCGGTCAACTACGCCGGACCTGAGCAGTACGCCATTGAGACCAACCCCCGTATGTCCCGCTCAAGCGCCCTTGCCTCCAAGGCCTCTGGGTACCCCCTGGCGTACATCGCGGCTAAGCTTGCCCTCGGCTACCGCCTGGACGAGGTGATGAACCAGGTGACGAGGCGGACGGTGGCCGCATTCGAGCCGTCGCTGGACTACATAGTTGTGAAGCACCCGCGCTGGGAGAACGACCGGTTCGGAGTTACGGAGGGCCTCGGCCCCGAGATGATGTCCATCGGCGAGGCGATGGGCATAGGAAGGACGCTGGAGGAGGCGTGGCAGAAGGCCATCCGCATGATAGACATCGGCGAGCCGGGCTTGGTGGGAGGCCCCATGTTCGAAAGCCTCACGCTGGAGGAGGCCCTTAGGTGCGTGGAGAGGTACTTGCCGTACTGGCCCATATGCGCGGCTAAGGCGCTCTACCTTGGCGCGTCGGTGGAGGACATATACCAGCGGAATAGAGTAGACAAGTTCTTCCTAAACGCCATAAAACGCGTCGTGGATTCCTACAAAGGGCTTGAGGCCGGCTCCTACGACCTCGAGGAGTTGAAGATCTTGGGCTTCTCCGACGCCCAGATCGCCAAGGCCTTGAAGAAGCCCGTCGACGAGGTGAGGAGGGCGAGGAGGGCCCCCGTGGTGAAGAAGATAGACACCCTAGCGGGGGAGTGGCCGGCGGATACCAACTACCTCTACCTAACCTACGGCGGCCAATACGACGACGAGACGCCTAGGGCGGACTTCCTCGTGGTGGGGGCCGGCGTGTTCAGAATCGGCGTGTCGGTGGAGTTCGACTGGGCCACGGTGAACTTGGCAAAGGAGCTGAGGGACAGGGGGTACCGCGTCGCGATTCTCAACTACAACCCCGAGACCGTCTCCACCGACTGGGACGTGGTGGACAAGCTTTATTTCGACGAGATAACGGCTGAGAGGGTGCTGGACATTGTGGAAAAGGAGGGCCGCGACGTGGTAGTAGTCCTATACGCCGGGGGGCAGATAGGGCAGAGGCTATACGCCCCGCTTGAAAAGGCGGGTGTCAAAATCGGCGGCACCAAGGCGCGCTCTATCGACGCGGCGGAGGACCGGAGCAAGTTCTCAAAGCTACTTGACAGGCTCGGGATTAAGCAACCTCCCTGGCTCTACGCCTCCAGCGTCGAGGAGGCGGTGAAGCTGGCGGAGGATTTGGGATACCCCGTCTTGGTGAGGCCTAGCTACGTCCTCGGCGGCACCTATATGGCTGTGGCGAACAACGCGGAGGAGCTGAGAAGCTTCTTGGCAAAGGCGGCTAAGGTCAGCGGCGAGCACCCAGTGGTGATATCCAAGTTCATGCCCAGGGGGATAGAGGCGGAGGTAGACGCGGTTTCAGACGGCGTGGGGATAGTGGCAACCCCAATCGAACACGTTGAGCCTCCTGGCATACACTCCGGCGACTCGACCATGGTCCTGCCGCCGCGGAGGCTGGAGGAGTGGGCTGTGCGGAGGATGATAGACATAGCCCACATCATTGCCAGAGAGCTTGAGGTAAAGGGGCCTATGAACGTCCAGTTTCTAGTACAGGACGACGTCTATGTAATAGAGGCGAACCTCCGCGCTAGCCGGTCCATGCCACTGGTAAGCAAGGCCACCGGCGTCAACTACATGTCCCTAGTCGCAGACGTCTTAGTCAACGGCCGCCTCGCGGTGGACGAGGAGAGGGTGGTCTTAAAGCCCTCCAAGTGGTGGGTGAAGTCGCCCCAGTTCTCCTGGGCCCGCCTAAGAGGGGCATACCCGCGCCTCGGCCCCGTGATGTACTCAACAGGCGAGGTGGCCTCCAACAGCGCTGTGTTTGAAGAGGCATTGCTCAAAAGCTGGCTCTCCGCCACGCCCAACAGAATACCGAAGAGGAACGCCCTTGTCTATACCTACGACCCCCATCACGCCGAGCTGATCGGACAGGCGGCCAGCCTCCTCTCTGCCAAGCTTCGGGTATATTCACCGGAGGAGCTGGGGGATAAAATACTGGACGAGCTGAGGTGGCGCAGAATCGACATAGTAGTTACGGCGGGTACCACGCCCGAAAAGGACTATCACATTAGGAGGACGGCGGCTGACACAAACACGCCTCTTGTGCTGGACTCTACCCTCGCCGTAGAGCTCGCAAAGGCCTTTCTCTGGTATTATAAAAACGGGAAACTAGGAGTAGAACCATGGTGA
- a CDS encoding ATP-grasp domain-containing protein, giving the protein MVTLVYDVVREEEKMLLKVAERLGVRVAMAQVGNMLEVKKWGQGVYLIRTLSHNKGIIAAALAEAGGGVAVNSAKAVATSWNKAWTLARLQAAGLPTPKTRVLFGEAEVAIDKPSIVKAVSGSWGRKVALVSAPEEVKLLLKSAEGEVLLLQEMIGTGEDIRVFVIDGRAVAAMRRIPPAGDWRSNAARGGTTVPQKIDPELEELAVKATEAVGAFYAGVDILIGDRLYVNEVNGIPEFKALTKTTGVDVAGALLAALVMLEKK; this is encoded by the coding sequence ATGGTGACGCTTGTATACGATGTTGTGAGAGAAGAGGAGAAAATGTTGTTGAAAGTAGCCGAGAGGCTTGGGGTGAGGGTCGCCATGGCTCAGGTTGGCAACATGCTGGAGGTGAAAAAGTGGGGTCAGGGGGTGTATCTGATAAGAACCCTCTCCCATAACAAGGGCATAATCGCGGCTGCCCTTGCCGAGGCTGGCGGGGGTGTTGCCGTTAACTCGGCCAAGGCTGTGGCCACTAGCTGGAATAAGGCCTGGACGCTAGCGAGGTTGCAAGCGGCGGGACTCCCCACGCCAAAAACCAGAGTACTCTTTGGCGAGGCCGAAGTGGCGATCGACAAGCCCTCTATTGTCAAGGCAGTCAGCGGGAGCTGGGGGCGGAAGGTGGCCCTCGTCTCGGCGCCTGAGGAGGTGAAGCTCCTCCTCAAGTCTGCAGAGGGCGAGGTGTTGCTCCTACAGGAGATGATAGGGACGGGGGAGGACATAAGGGTGTTCGTCATCGACGGGAGAGCAGTCGCCGCAATGAGGAGAATCCCCCCAGCAGGCGACTGGCGGAGCAACGCGGCAAGAGGCGGCACAACCGTGCCGCAGAAAATAGACCCAGAGCTGGAGGAGCTCGCGGTCAAGGCTACAGAAGCAGTAGGCGCCTTCTACGCCGGCGTTGATATACTAATCGGCGACCGGCTCTACGTCAACGAAGTCAACGGAATACCCGAGTTCAAAGCCCTTACGAAGACCACAGGAGTTGACGTGGCGGGGGCCCTCCTCGCGGCGCTGGTAATGCTGGAGAAGAAGTAG
- a CDS encoding AIR synthase family protein, with protein sequence MKPGKVHPSLLEKLVLTRRGAARGDVVVGPAIGEDAAVVDLGGKYLVAHTDPITGSVNLLGSLAVYVPTNDVAVRGVEPMWLSVALLLPPGASDDLLDAITRQMDMAARRLGVTIVGGHTEVTTAVTRPVAVVTAMGVGSRFVSTSGAKPGDVVVMTKSAGQETASILASDFAEEALRRGVPAEALERARGLIAEISVAREALALADLATSMHDPTEGGVANGLAEIAYASKVSIDVRRKDVVVYREVEALCRAFRIDPLETLSSGVLLATVPRGRLGEALERLQKLGVPHAVIGEVKPPSGYLVKIDDRRYNEPYVEDKLFALFQNRVDGRGLG encoded by the coding sequence ATGAAACCCGGCAAGGTGCACCCGTCCTTATTGGAGAAGCTTGTGCTCACCAGGCGGGGGGCCGCGCGCGGCGATGTAGTCGTTGGCCCTGCCATAGGCGAGGACGCGGCCGTCGTTGACCTAGGGGGCAAATACCTCGTGGCCCACACTGATCCCATAACTGGCTCTGTAAACCTCCTCGGATCGCTCGCCGTCTACGTCCCGACAAACGACGTTGCGGTTAGGGGCGTAGAGCCGATGTGGCTGTCCGTAGCGCTATTACTGCCCCCCGGCGCGAGCGATGATCTGCTAGACGCCATTACGAGGCAGATGGACATGGCGGCACGTAGGCTCGGCGTCACAATAGTGGGGGGGCATACCGAGGTGACAACGGCGGTCACAAGGCCCGTGGCGGTGGTCACGGCAATGGGTGTCGGCAGCCGTTTCGTCTCCACGTCAGGGGCGAAGCCGGGGGACGTGGTTGTCATGACCAAGTCAGCGGGGCAGGAGACTGCCTCTATCCTCGCCTCCGACTTCGCAGAGGAGGCTTTGAGGAGGGGAGTACCCGCAGAGGCCTTGGAAAGGGCTAGGGGGCTAATCGCGGAGATCTCGGTGGCTAGGGAGGCCTTGGCCCTGGCCGATTTAGCCACCTCTATGCACGACCCCACAGAGGGGGGCGTGGCTAACGGGCTGGCGGAGATTGCCTATGCGTCTAAGGTCTCAATCGACGTGCGTAGGAAGGACGTGGTTGTGTACAGAGAGGTCGAGGCGCTGTGCCGGGCTTTTAGGATTGACCCCCTCGAGACGCTCAGCTCGGGCGTCCTCTTAGCGACGGTGCCCCGCGGAAGGCTCGGCGAGGCTCTAGAGAGGTTGCAGAAGCTCGGCGTACCCCACGCAGTGATAGGGGAGGTGAAGCCGCCAAGCGGCTACCTAGTGAAAATAGACGACAGGAGGTACAACGAGCCCTATGTTGAGGACAAGCTCTTCGCCTTGTTTCAGAACCGAGTCGACGGGCGGGGCCTGGGCTGA
- a CDS encoding aminotransferase, with protein MVDLSGSWLKLGDADLVKAVHETVVREFGKKALQYTDTAGAPEPREELRRILDRLGFGRHAVLFTASLADSLRLVAEAHLDPGECISPEDPTQREVLPYAKCGRPKAVYVQPYWRCPDGYIYTSEELRRAEEQAPLVIYDLTYSFLIGEVPYVAKRSIAVGSLDVLFPGLHLGFLAVPRELEPYYLSIQEGVYLHVSTYMQYLFYVALRSGAVHEVFNALQRRQAVVKERLVGTATPYFVWYKPPSQRLRDIFLSRGAVPGSAYSKTGKFAEYLRLGITSATEEELADFLSKIPL; from the coding sequence ATGGTTGACTTGAGCGGGAGCTGGCTGAAGCTTGGGGATGCGGATTTGGTAAAGGCCGTACACGAAACCGTGGTTAGGGAGTTCGGCAAGAAGGCGCTCCAGTACACGGACACAGCAGGCGCGCCTGAGCCGAGGGAGGAGCTGAGGAGGATACTTGACAGGCTGGGCTTTGGGAGACACGCAGTGCTCTTCACCGCAAGCCTCGCCGACAGCCTCAGGCTGGTCGCAGAGGCGCACCTAGACCCCGGCGAGTGCATATCCCCCGAAGACCCCACCCAGAGGGAGGTCTTGCCATATGCCAAGTGCGGGAGGCCCAAGGCCGTGTATGTACAGCCCTACTGGAGGTGCCCCGACGGGTATATATACACGTCGGAGGAGCTAAGGAGAGCCGAGGAGCAGGCCCCACTGGTGATCTACGACCTGACTTACTCCTTCCTCATAGGCGAGGTGCCCTACGTGGCTAAGAGATCGATAGCGGTGGGCTCGCTAGACGTCCTCTTCCCCGGGCTACACCTAGGCTTCCTGGCAGTGCCACGTGAACTGGAGCCCTACTACCTGTCAATACAAGAAGGCGTCTATCTACATGTATCGACTTATATGCAGTACCTCTTTTACGTGGCGCTTAGGTCGGGGGCGGTCCACGAGGTATTCAACGCGCTACAGCGCCGCCAGGCCGTGGTGAAGGAGAGACTGGTAGGCACTGCCACCCCCTACTTCGTGTGGTACAAGCCACCCTCCCAGCGGCTTAGAGACATATTTTTAAGTCGCGGCGCGGTGCCGGGCAGTGCCTATTCAAAAACGGGAAAATTCGCAGAGTACCTCAGACTGGGCATTACTAGTGCGACAGAGGAAGAGCTCGCCGACTTCCTATCCAAAATTCCTCTCTAA
- a CDS encoding DUF99 family protein yields the protein MAIAESFRLEDGFSVYAGVRATRDAVVEDAAFAVAKLGGADGTDAAEKIVAALIRPDVSIIMLDGCIVSFYNWIDGEALYAKFQKPVACYVFEEPEGRVEEAVRKLFPDWPDRLRAIEKLGSPTPYYTKAGYKIYVRSWGIDPIYAGKAAELAMKLGKMPEPLRVARIMAAGARALLNTLGLRLVNGH from the coding sequence GTGGCAATTGCCGAGAGCTTTAGGCTTGAGGACGGCTTCTCGGTATACGCCGGCGTCAGGGCCACGAGGGACGCGGTGGTGGAGGACGCGGCCTTTGCCGTTGCTAAGTTAGGAGGCGCGGACGGCACAGACGCCGCGGAGAAGATAGTCGCCGCGTTGATAAGGCCGGACGTGAGCATTATCATGCTAGACGGTTGCATTGTCTCTTTTTACAACTGGATAGACGGCGAGGCGTTGTACGCCAAGTTTCAGAAGCCGGTTGCGTGCTACGTGTTCGAGGAGCCCGAGGGCCGCGTGGAGGAGGCAGTGAGGAAGCTATTCCCCGACTGGCCCGATAGGCTCAGGGCAATAGAAAAGCTGGGAAGTCCAACCCCATACTACACCAAGGCGGGATACAAGATATACGTGCGGTCCTGGGGGATAGACCCCATATACGCCGGCAAGGCCGCCGAGTTGGCTATGAAGCTGGGAAAGATGCCGGAGCCGCTCCGCGTTGCGAGAATAATGGCGGCGGGTGCGCGGGCACTTTTAAATACTCTTGGCTTGCGTCTCGTTAATGGTCACTAG
- a CDS encoding polyamine ABC transporter substrate-binding protein gives MVTRRTLLVAVGAAAVLAVAGGYIYLAQQQGGAVPTQTTPRTTTAAGRKLAVYNYSYYIDKALLDDFKKEYGIEVIYQEYESGEEAYAALLRGGGGYDLIVVPDTYIKEVIGKGYVRKIDHAKLSNFANVDPVFFQNPNDPGLQYSVPYAYGTTGIAVNYYDMKADVGKIESWGDLFDETKLEKVKGRIAMLEEFVEPIMAAKYALGIDPDDWSDDAVNKIVDLLKRQKEYIRGYMGISQIVPVIAAGELWISQIWSGDAQYAKEEFIKRAGEANADKFQYVLPKPMTHRWVDFMVIPRDAKNVEEAYLFMDFLLRPENSAKIVEATYYPTSLKKQLLEKYVDPNLLNAITPPETAKVIYLNYTEQMLRAIERISYAVKG, from the coding sequence ATGGTCACTAGGAGGACACTCCTCGTGGCGGTCGGGGCGGCTGCGGTCCTGGCAGTAGCCGGGGGGTATATCTACCTGGCACAGCAACAGGGCGGGGCGGTGCCCACTCAGACAACGCCGCGGACAACGACCGCGGCGGGGAGGAAGCTGGCTGTGTATAACTACTCGTACTACATCGATAAGGCGCTTCTCGACGATTTTAAAAAGGAGTACGGCATTGAGGTGATATACCAAGAGTATGAAAGCGGCGAGGAGGCGTACGCCGCGTTGTTGAGGGGAGGCGGCGGATACGACTTAATAGTAGTTCCCGATACGTACATCAAGGAGGTGATAGGGAAGGGCTATGTGAGGAAGATCGACCACGCCAAGCTTTCCAACTTCGCCAACGTAGACCCTGTCTTCTTCCAGAACCCCAACGACCCCGGCCTCCAGTACTCGGTGCCGTACGCCTATGGAACCACCGGCATTGCGGTGAACTACTACGACATGAAAGCCGACGTTGGGAAAATAGAGAGCTGGGGCGACCTCTTTGACGAGACCAAGCTGGAGAAGGTCAAGGGGAGGATAGCCATGTTGGAGGAGTTCGTGGAGCCCATAATGGCGGCGAAATACGCGCTGGGCATAGACCCAGACGACTGGAGCGACGACGCAGTCAACAAGATAGTAGACCTCCTAAAGCGGCAAAAGGAGTACATCAGGGGGTACATGGGCATTAGCCAGATTGTCCCCGTAATAGCCGCCGGGGAATTGTGGATATCCCAGATCTGGTCTGGCGACGCTCAATACGCCAAGGAGGAGTTTATAAAGAGGGCGGGGGAGGCAAACGCCGACAAGTTCCAGTACGTATTGCCGAAGCCTATGACCCACCGCTGGGTGGACTTCATGGTCATCCCCCGCGACGCTAAAAACGTCGAGGAGGCCTACCTCTTCATGGACTTCTTACTGAGGCCTGAGAACTCGGCGAAGATAGTCGAGGCTACGTACTACCCCACCTCCTTGAAGAAGCAGCTACTTGAGAAGTACGTGGACCCCAACCTGCTCAACGCCATAACCCCGCCGGAGACAGCCAAGGTCATATACCTAAACTACACCGAGCAGATGCTTAGGGCAATTGAGAGGATTAGCTACGCGGTTAAGGGCTGA
- a CDS encoding magnesium-dependent phosphatase-1, with protein MLIALDLDGTVWDHPDISSLYPPFRRVTQLKIADSRNTEVNLRPHVRDFLRWANEAGHLLTTLSWNDYDVAYQALRAFEIDTYFHYLAIEPHPRKDKMLYKLLRRIEQERGVRIRPEEIVYIDDRDIHLTEILENIGKVRFIHFGRDVRCFLEIPRIISP; from the coding sequence ATGCTTATAGCCCTTGACCTGGATGGAACTGTCTGGGACCACCCCGACATCTCGTCGCTGTATCCTCCCTTCCGCCGCGTCACCCAGCTGAAAATAGCCGACAGCAGAAACACAGAGGTGAACCTAAGACCACACGTACGCGACTTCCTACGCTGGGCAAACGAGGCCGGCCACTTGTTGACCACGCTCTCATGGAACGACTACGACGTGGCGTATCAAGCACTCCGGGCGTTTGAAATAGACACCTACTTCCACTACTTAGCAATTGAGCCACACCCCCGCAAGGACAAGATGCTCTACAAGTTATTGAGACGGATAGAGCAGGAGAGGGGAGTTAGAATACGCCCAGAAGAAATCGTGTACATTGACGACAGAGACATACATCTTACAGAAATATTAGAAAACATCGGCAAGGTACGCTTCATACATTTCGGAAGAGATGTGCGGTGCTTTCTCGAAATCCCTAGAATAATCAGCCCTTAA
- a CDS encoding SCP2 sterol-binding domain-containing protein, which yields MVIKAVDAPAEISPSGILTLSLEFRNGSCVRAVLAEADQDGEYVIEGSYDVFMKIFEGKLPAFAAFALGKLRLVKGPLSRLADYMPLALEIVNKARRVAGF from the coding sequence ATGGTAATCAAAGCCGTCGACGCTCCGGCTGAGATTTCCCCATCGGGCATACTCACCCTTTCTCTCGAGTTCAGAAACGGGAGTTGCGTTAGGGCTGTGCTGGCTGAGGCCGACCAAGACGGCGAGTACGTAATTGAGGGGAGTTACGATGTCTTTATGAAAATTTTCGAGGGGAAGCTACCTGCCTTCGCCGCCTTTGCTCTGGGGAAGTTAAGGCTGGTCAAGGGTCCGTTGTCGAGGCTTGCGGACTACATGCCGCTGGCCCTAGAAATTGTAAATAAGGCGAGGCGGGTAGCCGGCTTTTAA
- a CDS encoding MogA/MoaB family molybdenum cofactor biosynthesis protein: MAHEHRKHGPKTARFYIVTVSTSRYREKAEGKSPADESGDVAVSMAAEAGHIVVGRDLLPDDVYMIRRKVLELASRDDVDVVVFTGGTGITKTDVTIEAVRPLFDKEIEGFGDVFRHYSIQEVGTAAFLTRATAGVINGKAFFLLPGSPNSVRTGMRIILQEISHVLYLIR; this comes from the coding sequence ATGGCGCACGAACACAGGAAGCACGGCCCCAAGACGGCAAGGTTCTACATCGTGACTGTCAGCACGTCGAGGTACAGGGAGAAGGCAGAGGGCAAATCCCCAGCCGATGAATCGGGCGACGTCGCGGTCTCTATGGCGGCGGAGGCTGGGCACATCGTCGTTGGGAGAGACTTGTTGCCAGACGACGTGTACATGATTAGGCGCAAGGTGTTGGAGCTCGCGTCGAGAGACGACGTAGACGTGGTGGTCTTCACTGGCGGTACCGGCATCACGAAGACAGACGTCACAATAGAGGCTGTTAGGCCCCTATTCGATAAGGAGATAGAGGGCTTTGGCGACGTTTTCCGCCACTACAGCATCCAAGAGGTGGGAACCGCGGCCTTCCTCACTAGGGCCACGGCGGGCGTCATAAACGGGAAGGCCTTCTTCCTACTGCCCGGCTCCCCCAACTCTGTGAGGACTGGGATGCGGATAATCCTCCAGGAAATTTCACACGTCCTGTACCTGATACGATGA
- a CDS encoding LOG family protein codes for MKQIAVAIHSEYVPGLAEKAKRFVEALARRCPDSIVLVGGYWGHMKDVVDAALAVGLKVVAFIPMEREEVRLPSGVIAVRTGCEYRCRSVFMIRSADAVVVLGGGVGTAIEAFMAYAMGKPLFVLVDTGTPTDKLKEAYPEYFDRRNAVRVVYLSDPEEVATRACAAEAGAIKGFG; via the coding sequence ATGAAGCAGATCGCCGTCGCCATACACAGCGAGTATGTTCCTGGCCTTGCCGAGAAGGCGAAAAGGTTTGTCGAGGCGCTGGCCCGCCGCTGTCCTGACAGCATAGTGTTAGTAGGCGGCTACTGGGGCCACATGAAAGACGTCGTAGACGCGGCGCTTGCGGTGGGGCTGAAGGTCGTCGCGTTTATACCCATGGAGAGGGAGGAGGTCCGCCTTCCGTCTGGAGTCATAGCGGTGAGGACTGGCTGTGAGTATAGGTGCAGGTCAGTCTTTATGATCCGCTCTGCCGACGCTGTGGTAGTACTCGGCGGGGGCGTCGGCACGGCGATAGAGGCGTTTATGGCCTACGCCATGGGGAAGCCGCTTTTCGTCCTCGTGGACACCGGCACGCCGACTGATAAGCTCAAGGAGGCTTACCCCGAGTACTTTGACAGGAGGAACGCGGTGAGGGTTGTCTACCTAAGCGACCCGGAGGAAGTGGCTACGAGGGCTTGCGCCGCCGAGGCCGGAGCTATTAAAGGCTTCGGATGA
- a CDS encoding CPBP family intramembrane glutamic endopeptidase yields the protein MIPRLAYVAIFVASVVLFTLFRPPPCLALYGGVALYAAFLPVSRAVQWRLGKSFPLAFAVYFLALMAGGAVTVAIPQIRESVELLRERQDQFFAVAQTCPLGSFAVAMQAVFLAPLVEEVIFRGILFEEVRRRWGPAPAYVASSLVFALLHRLGLAAVPIFIVALALAFAYHKWGLPASIMLHATQNTLALFIRSL from the coding sequence ATGATACCGCGGCTGGCTTATGTGGCCATATTTGTGGCCTCTGTGGTGCTGTTCACACTTTTCCGCCCGCCGCCGTGCCTCGCCCTTTACGGTGGGGTTGCGCTCTACGCCGCGTTTCTCCCAGTAAGCCGAGCTGTACAGTGGAGGCTGGGGAAGAGCTTTCCCCTCGCATTCGCCGTCTACTTTCTGGCGCTGATGGCGGGCGGCGCGGTTACAGTCGCCATCCCGCAGATAAGGGAGAGCGTAGAGCTCTTAAGGGAGAGACAAGACCAGTTCTTCGCCGTTGCGCAGACGTGCCCCCTCGGCTCCTTCGCTGTGGCCATGCAGGCAGTCTTCCTCGCGCCCCTTGTAGAGGAGGTCATCTTCAGGGGGATCCTCTTCGAAGAGGTGCGGCGGAGGTGGGGGCCAGCCCCGGCCTACGTCGCCTCCTCGCTGGTCTTCGCCTTGTTACACCGCCTAGGCCTCGCCGCTGTGCCCATCTTCATCGTAGCTCTTGCGCTCGCCTTTGCGTACCACAAGTGGGGCCTCCCCGCAAGCATTATGTTACACGCGACTCAGAACACCTTGGCGCTGTTCATCCGAAGCCTTTAA
- the tmk gene encoding dTMP kinase — MAFVVIEGIDGSGKSTVISLLSKLLPRVYVTREPSASPIGRLIKEWALREGTADPRVDALLFAADRIEHYKREIEPRLREGYIVICERYVESSIAYQGAAGVPIEYIKFINSAVPKPDITVILDVDPEVAIARVKQRGTAEKYEQLSFLKRVRGIYLSRAAEEGYPVLDASRPAEEVAKEVARLIEKRLGSRESTS; from the coding sequence GTGGCCTTCGTCGTTATTGAGGGGATAGACGGCTCTGGGAAGTCCACTGTGATAAGTCTGCTAAGCAAGCTCCTCCCCCGGGTATACGTCACTAGGGAGCCCAGCGCGTCACCCATTGGCAGGCTGATCAAGGAGTGGGCACTGAGGGAGGGCACTGCTGACCCCCGCGTCGACGCGCTGCTCTTCGCTGCCGACCGCATAGAGCACTACAAGAGGGAGATAGAGCCGAGGCTGAGGGAGGGGTATATAGTCATCTGTGAGAGGTACGTAGAGTCTTCAATTGCCTACCAAGGCGCAGCCGGCGTCCCCATCGAGTATATAAAATTCATAAATTCGGCGGTACCTAAGCCCGACATTACGGTTATTCTCGACGTCGATCCCGAAGTCGCAATCGCCAGGGTTAAGCAGAGGGGAACCGCCGAGAAGTATGAACAGTTGTCGTTCCTGAAAAGAGTAAGAGGGATCTACTTATCGAGAGCGGCCGAGGAGGGATACCCAGTACTCGACGCTTCTAGACCCGCGGAAGAAGTCGCCAAGGAGGTGGCCAGGCTCATTGAGAAGAGGCTGGGGTCTAGAGAATCGACATCATAA